One genomic segment of Rivularia sp. PCC 7116 includes these proteins:
- the grpE gene encoding nucleotide exchange factor GrpE, with amino-acid sequence MNSDSPETNSNSDVNEPVTIEANVAENATVNPEDANNQTQTTAPNNAGASESTEIKSLKAQLDERSSQYMRIAADFENYRKRTLKEKDDLELQVKRNTITELLPIIDNFERARAQIKPQNDGEMAIHKSYQGVYKQLVDSLKRLGVSPMRPEGQEFDPNEHEAVMREPTDEYPEGTVLEELVRGYFLGDRVLRHAMVKVAAQKEDSPSEENSQSGETST; translated from the coding sequence ATGAACAGCGACTCTCCAGAAACAAATTCCAACAGCGATGTTAACGAGCCAGTCACAATTGAGGCGAACGTAGCAGAAAATGCTACCGTCAATCCAGAAGATGCTAACAATCAAACCCAAACAACTGCTCCAAATAATGCTGGTGCTTCAGAATCGACTGAAATCAAGTCTTTGAAAGCACAGTTAGATGAGCGTAGCAGTCAATATATGCGAATTGCAGCAGACTTCGAGAATTACCGTAAACGAACGCTCAAAGAAAAAGACGATTTAGAACTACAGGTTAAGCGCAATACAATTACAGAATTATTACCAATAATTGATAACTTTGAACGAGCGCGAGCGCAAATTAAGCCCCAAAATGACGGGGAAATGGCAATTCACAAAAGTTATCAAGGCGTTTACAAACAGTTAGTAGACTCTCTCAAACGCTTGGGAGTTTCGCCAATGCGTCCTGAAGGTCAAGAGTTCGATCCCAACGAACATGAAGCAGTTATGCGCGAACCTACGGATGAATATCCGGAAGGAACAGTGTTAGAAGAGTTAGTACGCGGATACTTTCTTGGCGATCGCGTGCTACGTCATGCAATGGTTAAAGTGGCTGCTCAAAAGGAAGATTCCCCTTCTGAGGAGAACTCCCAGTCTGGGGAAACAAGTACTTAA
- a CDS encoding type IV pilus twitching motility protein PilT: MEMMIEDLMEQMIEMGGSDMHLSAGLPPYFRISGKLTPIGEEALSSDQCQRLIFSMLNNSQRKILEQNWELDCSYGVKGLARFRVNVYKERGTYAACLRALSSKIPNFDKLGLPDVVREMCDKPKGMILVTGPTGSGKTTTLAAMIDLINRTKSEHILTIEDPIEFVYEPIKSLVHQRQLGEDTKSFANALKGSLREDPDIILIGEMRDLETISLAISAAETGHLVFGTLHTSSAAQTVDRIIDVFPADRQTQVRVQLSNSLVAVFSQTLVPKKNPKPDEFGRVMAQEIMVITPAISNMIREGKTSQIYSSIQTGAKLGMQTLEKVLADYVKAGTISFEAAMSKTSKPDEIQRLIGSAPTRAANGKAKAGARR; this comes from the coding sequence ATGGAAATGATGATTGAAGATTTAATGGAACAAATGATTGAAATGGGAGGTTCGGATATGCATTTGTCCGCTGGTTTGCCTCCTTATTTTCGCATCAGCGGTAAATTAACACCGATCGGAGAAGAAGCCTTAAGTTCCGATCAATGTCAGAGACTAATTTTTAGTATGTTAAATAATTCTCAACGTAAAATCCTCGAACAAAATTGGGAATTAGATTGTTCTTACGGTGTAAAAGGATTAGCGCGTTTTCGGGTAAACGTTTACAAGGAACGCGGTACTTATGCTGCTTGTTTAAGAGCATTAAGTTCTAAAATTCCCAATTTTGATAAATTGGGTTTACCAGATGTGGTTCGAGAAATGTGCGACAAACCCAAAGGAATGATATTGGTAACTGGCCCCACCGGTTCCGGTAAGACAACAACTTTGGCGGCAATGATTGATTTAATCAACCGGACAAAATCTGAACATATCCTAACAATTGAAGACCCGATTGAATTTGTTTACGAACCAATTAAAAGTCTGGTTCACCAACGTCAATTAGGTGAAGATACTAAAAGTTTTGCTAATGCTTTAAAAGGTTCTTTGCGTGAAGATCCAGATATTATTTTGATTGGAGAGATGCGGGATTTGGAAACAATTTCCCTGGCTATTTCCGCAGCAGAAACTGGTCACTTAGTATTCGGAACATTACACACATCTTCAGCAGCACAAACCGTTGATAGAATCATCGACGTTTTCCCTGCTGATAGACAAACTCAAGTTCGCGTACAGTTGTCTAACTCTTTAGTTGCGGTATTTAGCCAAACTTTAGTACCAAAGAAAAATCCTAAACCTGACGAATTTGGTCGAGTTATGGCTCAGGAAATTATGGTTATTACTCCTGCTATTTCCAACATGATTCGTGAAGGAAAAACATCTCAAATTTATTCATCGATTCAAACTGGTGCCAAGTTAGGAATGCAAACCTTAGAGAAAGTTCTTGCTGATTACGTTAAAGCAGGAACTATTTCTTTTGAAGCCGCCATGTCCAAAACTTCCAAGCCAGATGAAATCCAACGTCTAATTGGTTCCGCACCAACTCGAGCAGCTAATGGTAAAGCAAAAGCTGGTGCAAGACGTTAG
- a CDS encoding GspE/PulE family protein — MTYSSQQRRSTALSVKSEFSPFGNKLVQSGFVDNSQMKQALIESRKSGRPLIEVIESIAGRQLSPELLREYKKQQLFELKILYGVESLDPEVSQVGTTSVGGLIETLVPVDICRRHRLIPLSKHEDENPPYILVAMVDPDNLEASDDLNRILRPQGFSLQRMVITAEDYQQLINQFLDEMAVKQKHIEKQQFTDINQDLENLDNLDLEDAPEEAEADLGSAMKGAEDAPIINLVNRILAKALHEGVSDIHIEPQEENLRIRFRKDGVLREAFDPLPKKIVPAITARFKIIATLDIAERRLPQDGRIRRLFEGRKVDFRVNTLPSRYGEKVVLRILDNSSTQLGLDKLITDTETLQIVQEMVSRPFGLILVTGPTGSGKTTSLYSALAERNSPDINISTVEDPVEYSLPGITQVQVIREKGLDFGTALRAFLRQDPDVLLVGETRDKETAKTAIEAALTGHLVLTTLHTNDAPGAIARLGEMGIESFMISSSLIGVLAQRLMRRVCSECRIEYSPTSQELSRYGLSASQEADVTFYKANTLSIEQAQEAKANNNLCEKCNGIGYKGRCGVYEVMRITERIQALINEEAPTELIKEAAVEEGMKTLLAYSLDLVRQGATTLEEVERVTFTDTGLEAELKAKRKSGLTCRNCEAQLQPEWLDCPYCMTSRFQD, encoded by the coding sequence ATGACTTACTCGTCGCAACAAAGGCGTAGTACCGCTCTGAGCGTTAAATCGGAGTTTTCGCCTTTCGGTAACAAACTTGTTCAATCTGGCTTCGTTGACAACAGTCAGATGAAGCAGGCACTAATAGAAAGTCGCAAATCGGGTAGACCTTTAATTGAGGTTATCGAATCGATTGCAGGGCGACAACTATCACCAGAGCTACTTCGCGAATATAAAAAGCAACAGCTATTTGAACTTAAAATTCTTTACGGCGTAGAATCCTTAGATCCGGAAGTTAGCCAAGTCGGCACAACTTCTGTGGGGGGCTTGATTGAGACTCTTGTGCCCGTTGATATTTGTCGTCGGCATCGCCTAATTCCATTGTCAAAACATGAAGATGAGAATCCACCCTACATTTTAGTAGCGATGGTGGATCCAGATAATCTGGAGGCTTCCGACGACTTGAACCGGATTTTACGTCCTCAAGGCTTCAGTTTACAAAGAATGGTAATTACCGCTGAGGATTATCAGCAGCTAATCAACCAATTTTTGGATGAAATGGCTGTTAAACAGAAGCATATAGAAAAGCAACAATTTACCGATATTAATCAAGATTTAGAAAATCTAGATAATCTCGATTTAGAAGATGCTCCTGAAGAAGCTGAAGCTGATTTAGGGTCGGCGATGAAAGGTGCTGAGGATGCACCAATTATTAACTTGGTGAATAGAATTCTTGCCAAAGCATTGCATGAAGGAGTTTCTGATATTCACATCGAACCCCAAGAAGAAAATTTACGTATACGTTTTCGTAAGGATGGTGTATTAAGGGAAGCTTTTGACCCCTTACCGAAAAAAATCGTTCCAGCAATTACAGCCCGTTTTAAAATTATTGCGACCTTAGATATCGCCGAACGTCGCCTTCCCCAGGATGGACGCATCCGCCGTTTGTTTGAAGGGCGCAAGGTCGATTTCCGCGTAAATACGTTACCAAGTCGTTACGGAGAAAAGGTAGTACTCCGAATTCTTGATAACTCCTCAACTCAATTGGGACTGGATAAATTAATTACCGATACCGAGACGTTGCAAATTGTTCAGGAAATGGTAAGCCGCCCCTTTGGCTTAATTCTAGTAACAGGGCCTACTGGTTCGGGTAAAACAACTTCTCTGTATTCTGCCTTAGCCGAACGAAATTCTCCTGATATTAATATCAGTACCGTGGAAGACCCGGTGGAATATAGTTTGCCCGGAATTACTCAAGTGCAGGTTATTCGGGAAAAAGGTTTAGATTTCGGTACGGCATTGCGGGCATTCTTACGACAAGATCCAGATGTATTACTTGTTGGTGAAACCCGAGATAAAGAAACTGCAAAAACAGCTATCGAAGCAGCACTAACAGGTCACTTAGTATTAACAACCCTGCACACCAACGATGCTCCCGGTGCGATCGCACGTCTTGGAGAAATGGGCATTGAATCTTTTATGATTTCTAGCTCCTTAATCGGGGTGCTGGCACAACGTTTAATGCGTCGCGTATGTAGCGAATGTCGTATTGAATACTCGCCTACATCGCAAGAACTTAGCCGCTACGGTTTATCGGCATCTCAAGAAGCTGATGTCACTTTCTATAAAGCTAATACACTCAGCATCGAGCAGGCTCAAGAAGCTAAAGCTAATAACAATCTTTGTGAAAAATGTAACGGCATTGGTTACAAAGGACGTTGCGGTGTTTACGAAGTAATGAGAATTACCGAACGCATCCAAGCTTTAATCAACGAGGAAGCACCAACAGAATTAATTAAAGAAGCAGCAGTAGAAGAGGGAATGAAAACCTTGCTTGCTTACAGCTTGGATTTGGTGCGTCAAGGAGCTACTACCCTCGAAGAAGTGGAACGGGTAACATTTACCGACACGGGCTTGGAAGCGGAATTGAAAGCGAAACGTAAGAGTGGTTTGACTTGCCGAAATTGTGAAGCTCAATTACAACCTGAATGGTTGGATTGTCCTTACTGTATGACATCTCGCTTTCAAGATTAG
- a CDS encoding DUF2997 domain-containing protein, giving the protein METLEFIIYPDGRVQEKVTGIVGASCAEVTAAIEAQLGIVLTNEPTSEYFAAKAFSNSQNDVANNQATFSEW; this is encoded by the coding sequence ATGGAGACATTAGAATTTATAATTTATCCAGACGGTAGAGTACAAGAAAAAGTGACTGGAATAGTTGGTGCTTCTTGTGCAGAAGTTACTGCTGCAATTGAAGCACAGTTAGGGATTGTACTTACTAACGAGCCAACCTCAGAATATTTTGCTGCTAAAGCATTTTCTAATTCTCAAAATGATGTTGCAAATAATCAAGCGACATTCAGTGAGTGGTAA
- a CDS encoding GuaB3 family IMP dehydrogenase-related protein, whose protein sequence is MDIQIGRGKTARRAYGIDEIALVPGTRTLDPTLADTTWRIGNIEREIPIIASAMDGVVDVRMAVGLSELGALGVLNLEGIQTRYENPEPILDKIAGVDKNEFVPLMQELYAEPIKPELIQQRIKEIKSSGGIAAVSATPAAASKYGSVVAEAQADLFFVQATVVSTAHLSPESIIPLDLAEFCREMPMPVALGNCVSYEVTLNLMKAGAAAVLVGIGPGAACTSRGVLGVGVPQASAIADCAAARDAYYKETGNYVPVIADGGLITGGDICKCIACGADGVMIGSPFARSAEAPGRGYHWGMATPSPVLPRGTRISVGTTGTLKQILTGPAQLDDGTHNLLGALKTSMGTLGAKNIKEMQQVEVVIAPSLLTEGKVYQKAQHLGMGK, encoded by the coding sequence GTGGATATTCAAATTGGGCGGGGAAAAACAGCCCGCAGGGCTTACGGAATAGATGAAATTGCTTTAGTGCCAGGTACAAGAACATTAGACCCAACATTAGCAGATACTACATGGCGTATTGGCAATATTGAGAGAGAAATCCCAATTATCGCCAGTGCAATGGATGGCGTAGTTGATGTTCGTATGGCTGTCGGTTTGTCAGAGTTAGGAGCATTGGGAGTACTCAATTTAGAAGGAATTCAAACGCGCTATGAAAATCCAGAACCAATTTTAGACAAGATTGCTGGGGTAGATAAAAATGAGTTTGTACCCTTGATGCAAGAACTTTATGCAGAACCAATTAAGCCCGAATTGATCCAGCAACGAATCAAAGAAATCAAATCGAGCGGTGGTATTGCCGCAGTTAGTGCTACTCCCGCAGCAGCTTCTAAGTACGGTTCGGTGGTAGCAGAAGCCCAAGCAGATTTGTTCTTTGTGCAAGCTACTGTAGTTTCTACAGCACACCTATCACCCGAATCGATAATTCCTTTAGACTTAGCTGAGTTTTGCCGAGAAATGCCCATGCCAGTAGCTTTGGGTAACTGTGTGAGTTATGAAGTCACTCTCAACTTAATGAAAGCCGGTGCTGCTGCGGTATTAGTTGGAATTGGGCCTGGTGCGGCTTGTACCTCCCGTGGAGTTTTGGGTGTAGGAGTTCCCCAAGCAAGTGCGATCGCTGATTGTGCGGCAGCTAGAGATGCATATTATAAGGAGACAGGAAATTACGTACCAGTAATTGCCGATGGCGGTTTAATCACTGGCGGTGATATCTGTAAATGTATTGCTTGTGGTGCCGATGGTGTGATGATTGGTTCTCCCTTCGCTAGAAGCGCCGAAGCGCCTGGACGTGGTTATCACTGGGGGATGGCGACTCCATCACCAGTGTTGCCTCGCGGTACTCGCATTAGTGTGGGTACAACTGGAACTTTAAAACAGATATTAACCGGGCCAGCACAACTTGATGATGGCACTCATAATCTTCTAGGTGCTTTAAAAACAAGCATGGGAACCCTTGGAGCAAAAAACATCAAAGAGATGCAGCAGGTTGAAGTTGTTATTGCTCCATCCTTACTAACCGAGGGTAAAGTATACCAGAAAGCTCAACATTTAGGCATGGGTAAGTAA
- a CDS encoding ferredoxin, producing the protein MSDSLPPDKQSERSGFEPELGGFLREDSQRSGLEPELGGMLRQKGVYVDEITCIGCKHCSHVARNTFYIESDYGRARVMRQDGDSEEVIQEAIDTCPVDCIHWLDYTELRKFEEERKYQVIPVVGYPLDVAVVATQTRRRKQKLKKKKPRI; encoded by the coding sequence ATGTCTGATTCTTTGCCGCCCGATAAACAAAGCGAGCGTTCTGGTTTTGAACCGGAACTAGGGGGTTTTTTACGAGAAGACTCTCAACGTTCTGGTTTGGAACCGGAATTGGGAGGTATGCTGCGTCAAAAGGGGGTGTATGTAGACGAAATTACATGTATCGGCTGCAAGCATTGTTCTCACGTGGCTCGCAACACTTTCTATATAGAATCTGATTATGGGCGTGCCCGCGTTATGCGTCAAGATGGCGACTCAGAAGAAGTAATTCAAGAAGCCATTGACACTTGTCCTGTAGACTGCATCCATTGGCTTGATTATACGGAACTGAGAAAGTTTGAAGAAGAACGTAAGTATCAAGTAATTCCTGTAGTCGGTTATCCCCTTGATGTTGCAGTTGTTGCGACTCAAACTCGTAGAAGAAAGCAAAAACTGAAGAAGAAAAAGCCTCGGATTTAA
- a CDS encoding DUF1257 domain-containing protein: MSHFSQIKTQIRNLKSLKNALTDLGVAWKDGSHSLRGYQGITHTAEIAIEQNNGYDIGFKWNGKEYELVADLQYWGQNLSVEGFLRQVTQRYAYRTVVEETAKAGFEVSEQKQNQDGSIRLVVQRWSS, from the coding sequence ATGTCACATTTTAGCCAAATTAAGACACAAATTCGTAATCTTAAATCTTTGAAGAATGCTCTGACTGATTTAGGTGTAGCTTGGAAAGATGGTTCTCATTCTTTGCGGGGCTATCAAGGTATAACCCATACTGCTGAAATCGCAATCGAGCAAAATAATGGCTACGATATTGGGTTTAAGTGGAATGGGAAAGAATATGAGTTGGTAGCTGACCTACAATACTGGGGGCAGAATCTTTCCGTTGAAGGGTTTTTACGACAAGTTACTCAGCGCTACGCTTATAGAACAGTTGTAGAAGAGACAGCCAAAGCTGGTTTTGAGGTCAGCGAGCAAAAACAAAATCAAGACGGTTCAATTCGCTTGGTAGTACAGCGCTGGAGTTCGTAA
- the trxA gene encoding thioredoxin: MSSAEQVTDSSFKQVVLDSEVPVLVDFWAPWCGPCRMVAPVVEEISSQYEGQIKVVKVNTDENPNVASQYGIRSIPTLMIFKGGQKVDMVVGAVPKTTLANTLEKYLS, from the coding sequence ATGTCATCAGCCGAACAAGTTACAGATTCCAGCTTTAAACAGGTAGTCCTCGATAGCGAAGTTCCTGTATTAGTTGACTTTTGGGCACCCTGGTGTGGTCCTTGTCGTATGGTAGCTCCTGTTGTGGAGGAAATTTCTTCGCAATACGAAGGTCAAATCAAGGTTGTAAAAGTTAATACCGACGAGAATCCCAACGTTGCTTCCCAGTACGGTATCCGCAGTATTCCCACATTAATGATTTTTAAAGGTGGGCAAAAAGTTGATATGGTAGTCGGCGCGGTTCCCAAAACTACATTAGCTAATACTTTGGAGAAATATTTGTCTTAG
- a CDS encoding type II secretion system F family protein, whose translation MPTFVARVRDSEGKSKQEKISANSLADARTELRQQGFVIQDLQEFKGFDIGDALDLTKLQNKLATVAVKDKAIFSRQFAALTNAGVAIVRSLGVLSEQCGNPKLKEALLDISSEVQNGVNLSDAMRKHPQCFDGLYVSMIQAGEVGGVLDEVLNRLAKLLEDTARLQNQIKSAMSYPTVVGSLAVIIFLAMTIFLIPIFANIFKDLGTELPALTQFMLWVSGVLTSWRLFVLIGIVVGAKLAFDMYYKTPVGTLNIDALSLKLPLFGDLIQKSAIARFSRTFGSLTRSGVPILTSLEIVRDTSGNQVIANAIEAAKNEVQQGGMISFALQKEDVFPPMAIQMMSIGEETGELDGMLMKVADFYEDEVEQAVKAMTSVLEPVMIVVIGGMVAVILLSMYLPMFAVFEELG comes from the coding sequence ATGCCTACTTTCGTCGCTCGCGTTCGCGATTCAGAAGGAAAATCTAAACAAGAAAAAATTAGTGCAAACTCTTTAGCAGATGCTCGCACTGAATTAAGACAACAAGGTTTTGTAATCCAGGATTTACAAGAATTTAAAGGTTTTGATATCGGCGATGCCCTGGATTTAACAAAACTGCAAAACAAACTTGCTACAGTTGCTGTTAAAGATAAAGCGATTTTTTCTCGTCAGTTTGCTGCTTTAACAAATGCAGGGGTTGCCATTGTCAGAAGTTTAGGAGTGCTTTCCGAACAATGCGGCAATCCAAAGTTAAAAGAGGCACTATTAGATATTAGTAGTGAAGTACAAAACGGTGTTAATCTTTCCGATGCTATGCGAAAGCACCCTCAATGTTTTGATGGTTTGTATGTCAGCATGATTCAAGCTGGCGAAGTTGGGGGTGTTTTGGATGAAGTTCTTAATCGTTTGGCAAAATTATTAGAAGATACGGCTCGCCTGCAAAACCAAATCAAATCGGCAATGTCTTATCCTACGGTAGTAGGTAGTTTAGCAGTAATCATTTTTCTGGCAATGACTATTTTTCTAATCCCCATTTTTGCCAATATATTCAAAGATTTGGGGACGGAATTACCGGCTCTAACGCAGTTTATGCTCTGGGTAAGTGGTGTGCTTACAAGCTGGAGGCTTTTTGTTCTTATTGGTATTGTTGTCGGAGCAAAACTAGCTTTCGATATGTACTATAAGACACCTGTAGGCACATTAAATATCGATGCTCTTTCTTTAAAACTACCTTTATTTGGTGACTTAATTCAAAAGTCAGCTATCGCTCGTTTTAGCCGCACCTTTGGTTCTTTAACTCGCTCCGGAGTACCAATTTTAACCTCCTTAGAAATTGTCCGAGATACATCAGGAAACCAGGTAATTGCTAACGCTATTGAAGCTGCAAAAAACGAAGTACAGCAAGGGGGGATGATTAGTTTTGCTTTACAGAAGGAAGATGTGTTTCCTCCTATGGCAATTCAAATGATGAGTATTGGGGAAGAAACGGGAGAATTAGATGGGATGTTGATGAAAGTTGCGGATTTTTATGAAGATGAAGTTGAACAAGCAGTGAAAGCTATGACTAGTGTTTTAGAACCTGTAATGATTGTGGTTATTGGTGGCATGGTTGCTGTGATTCTACTGTCTATGTATTTACCAATGTTCGCAGTCTTTGAAGAATTGGGTTAA
- a CDS encoding endonuclease MutS2 gives MIQSETLELLEWSRLCQHLSTFAATKLGAIAARNIAIPDSQVESEYLLAQTKEVYELENRLDNGISFEGIQDFGDSLERAELKGILAGDELLAIATTLAGIRNLRRLIDNHPDLEILNELVADLRTYPELEKEIHRCIDERGQVTDRASEKLGDIRNSLRQSRSQITRKLQNIIQVKANALQETIITQRSDRFVIPVKAPQKDAIPGIVHDTSTSGATLYVEPNSIVPMGNQLRQLLRREQVEEEAIRRKLSEQVAEVKLDLEKLLAVATTLDLATAKARYSFWLKANPPRFIQPSEENITLRELRHPLLVWQQQHEQGHEVIPVNLVIHPYIRVVTITGPNTGGKTVTLKTLGFATLMAKIGLFVPAREPVELPWFDRVLADIGDEQSLEQSLSTFSGHIRRISRILDAVSHVKVEEAQTAEKAEQEENTSLPSPTPSSLVLLDEVGAGTDPVEGSALAIALLRYLADNSMLTIATTHFGELKALKYQDERFENASVEFDEATLSPTYRLLWGIPGRSNALAIASRLGLKPEVVEKAKDEMGGATDEVNQVIAGLEAQRRRQEEKATQAQDLLQQAERFYKEVSAKAADLEEREKSLRASQEIAVQQAIASAKGEIAAVIKRLQQGNPTAQDAKKATDSINKLADRFIPKAEPKPKAGFMPKVGERIRIPKLGQTAEVLTAPDEDGEFNVRFGIMKMTVKLKDVESLSGEKAQPSAKAKPAAKIAPAPPPPVENTPLIRTSKNTVDLRGRRVADAELVLDKAISEAQRAIWIIHGHGTGKLRQGVHAYLKQNPRISNYEAAPQNDGGTGVTIAYIK, from the coding sequence TTGATCCAATCCGAAACACTAGAATTATTGGAATGGTCTCGCTTATGCCAGCATTTGTCTACCTTCGCGGCAACCAAGCTGGGGGCGATCGCCGCACGTAATATTGCTATTCCTGACTCTCAAGTAGAAAGCGAATACTTGTTAGCGCAAACAAAAGAAGTATACGAATTAGAAAATCGTTTAGATAATGGAATTTCCTTTGAAGGGATTCAGGATTTCGGCGATTCTTTGGAAAGAGCAGAACTTAAGGGCATTTTAGCAGGGGATGAATTATTAGCTATAGCTACTACCCTGGCTGGAATCAGAAATTTACGCCGTCTAATTGATAACCATCCAGATTTAGAAATATTAAACGAGCTAGTAGCCGATTTACGAACTTATCCAGAATTAGAAAAGGAAATTCATCGCTGTATCGATGAGCGAGGACAAGTAACCGATCGTGCTAGCGAAAAACTAGGGGATATTCGTAATTCATTGCGTCAGAGCCGCAGTCAAATCACCCGTAAACTACAAAACATAATACAAGTAAAGGCAAATGCCCTGCAAGAAACCATAATCACTCAGCGCAGTGATAGATTTGTCATTCCGGTAAAAGCACCGCAGAAAGATGCAATTCCTGGTATTGTCCATGACACTTCCACGAGCGGAGCCACCTTATATGTGGAGCCAAATTCTATAGTGCCGATGGGCAATCAGCTGCGTCAACTATTACGTAGGGAACAAGTTGAAGAAGAAGCAATTCGCCGCAAACTTTCCGAGCAAGTAGCTGAAGTCAAGCTAGATTTAGAAAAATTATTAGCAGTTGCAACGACCTTAGATTTAGCAACCGCGAAAGCACGATATAGCTTTTGGCTAAAAGCCAATCCTCCTCGTTTTATCCAACCATCTGAAGAGAATATTACTCTACGTGAATTACGACACCCTTTGTTAGTGTGGCAGCAGCAGCACGAACAAGGACACGAGGTAATTCCGGTAAACTTAGTTATACATCCATATATTAGAGTTGTTACAATTACAGGACCAAATACTGGTGGTAAAACTGTAACTCTGAAAACTCTTGGTTTTGCAACTTTGATGGCGAAGATAGGTTTGTTTGTACCAGCACGAGAACCTGTAGAGTTGCCTTGGTTCGATCGGGTATTAGCAGATATTGGTGACGAACAATCTTTAGAGCAAAGTTTATCAACCTTTTCCGGTCATATTCGCCGAATTAGTCGAATTTTGGATGCAGTTTCTCATGTGAAAGTAGAGGAAGCGCAAACAGCAGAGAAAGCAGAGCAAGAAGAAAATACTTCTCTGCCTTCCCCCACTCCCTCTTCCTTAGTTTTGCTCGACGAAGTTGGTGCCGGTACCGATCCAGTAGAAGGAAGTGCTTTAGCGATTGCCTTGTTGCGTTATCTTGCAGATAATTCAATGTTGACAATTGCTACCACTCACTTTGGCGAACTGAAGGCGCTGAAGTATCAAGACGAACGATTTGAAAATGCTTCAGTAGAATTTGATGAAGCGACTTTGTCACCAACTTACCGTTTGCTCTGGGGAATCCCCGGACGTTCCAATGCTTTGGCAATTGCTTCTCGTTTAGGTTTGAAACCAGAAGTAGTAGAAAAAGCAAAAGACGAAATGGGAGGTGCGACGGATGAAGTTAATCAGGTGATAGCGGGATTAGAAGCACAACGTCGTCGTCAAGAAGAGAAAGCAACGCAAGCTCAAGATTTATTGCAGCAAGCGGAACGCTTTTATAAAGAAGTCTCAGCCAAAGCCGCAGACTTAGAAGAAAGAGAAAAATCTTTACGTGCCTCTCAAGAAATAGCAGTGCAACAGGCGATTGCTTCTGCGAAAGGCGAAATTGCTGCGGTAATCAAGCGTTTGCAACAAGGTAATCCAACTGCTCAGGACGCTAAAAAAGCTACGGATAGTATAAATAAATTAGCAGATAGATTTATACCGAAAGCTGAGCCGAAGCCAAAAGCAGGCTTTATGCCCAAAGTTGGCGAGCGAATTCGCATTCCCAAATTAGGACAAACAGCAGAAGTGTTAACAGCCCCTGACGAAGATGGGGAATTTAACGTCCGCTTTGGAATCATGAAAATGACTGTCAAATTGAAGGATGTGGAATCTTTAAGTGGAGAAAAAGCCCAGCCTTCAGCGAAAGCAAAACCCGCAGCGAAAATAGCCCCAGCCCCACCACCTCCTGTAGAAAATACGCCTTTAATTCGGACTTCTAAAAATACCGTAGACTTAAGAGGAAGACGAGTCGCAGACGCTGAATTAGTTTTAGACAAAGCGATTTCAGAAGCCCAAAGGGCAATATGGATAATTCACGGGCACGGAACCGGAAAACTTCGCCAAGGAGTACATGCCTATTTAAAGCAAAATCCCAGGATTAGTAATTACGAAGCAGCACCGCAAAACGATGGTGGAACTGGCGTTACTATTGCTTACATAAAATGA